The sequence below is a genomic window from Leisingera sp. M658.
GATGAATTCGCCCTTGTTGATCTTGATGTTGAAATCCTCGACCACGGTCAGCGGCCCCTTTGGCGTGGGGTAGATCTTGTGCAACTGCGAGAATTCCAGAAAGCGTACTTTGGTCAGCGACTTAGAGGCCTCGGCCACTGCCGCAGGCAGCCCGTGGACCGGAATGACATCCGGCAGGGTTCTGGTGCTTTTGATTTTGGCCTCGATCCCTGCATCCATCAGGCAGGAGGTCACTTCCCTCCGCAGGCGCTTGAAGGTCTCGTCGCTGTTCATGGCGGATCGCTCGCGCGGGCGCGGAATGGAAACCTTGAACGCTGCCCCCAGCGTGCCGTCGGGGTTCAGCGCGATGATGCGGTCGGCCAGCAGGATGGCTTCGTCCACGTCATTGGTGATCAGCACGCAGGTTTTTTTGTCCGCCTGCCAGATCATCTCGATCTCATCCGCCAGGTTTGCGCGGGTCAGCGCATCCAGGGCTGACAGCGGCTCATCCAGCAGCAGCACCTCAGGGTCCATTGCCAGCGCCCGCGCCACATTGACCCGCTGGCGCATCCCCCCCGACAGTTCCGCCGGGCGGCGGTTTGCAGCGTGGCCCAGGCCGACCATTTTCACGTAGTGGTCCACCTTGGCCTGTTTTTCCGCCCTTGCCATACCGGGAAAGACCGTGTCGACCGCAAGCGCGACATTGCCGGTCACCGTCAGCCAGGGCATCAGCGAATAGTTCTGGAAGATCACGCCGCGTTCGGGTCCGGGTCCGGAGATGCATTTGCCCCTGAAGGTGACAGTGCCCTGCGACGGCGTTTCCAGCCCCGCCATCAGGTTGATCAGCGTGGTCTTGCCAGTACCGGAGAAGCCCAGCAGGACAAGAAACTCGCCCTCCTCAACCTCCAGGCCGATATTGTTCAGGACATCGGTGCGGGCGGTGCCTTCACCAAAGCTTTTGGAGACATTTTTGAACTCAAGAACGCTCATGGCGGATCACCTGTTGTTCGAAAAGGTAAAGAGCGACTGCAGCGCGTACATCACCCGGTCCAGCAGGAAGCCGATGATGCCGATAGTCAGCACTGCGACGATGATCTTGGCCAGCGACTGCGAGGAGCCGTTCTGGAATTCGTCCCAGACGAATTTGCCAAGCCCGGGGTTCTGCGCCAGCATTTCGGCCGCGATCAGCACCATCCAGCCGACCCCCAGCGACAGCCGCAGGCCGGTGAAGATCAGCGGCAGGGCCGAGGGCAGCACCAGCTTGGTGATCTTGGTCCAGGTGTTCATTTTCAGAACCTTGGAGACATTCACCAAGTCTTTGTCGATGGAGGCCACTCCCAGCGCGGTATTGATCAGTGTTGGCCACAGCGAACACAGCGTCACGGTGATGGCGGAGACCAGGAACGACTTGGCAAACAGCCCGTCGTTGGTGGCGTACAGCGCCGAGACGATCATGGTGACGATCGGCAGCCAGGCCAAAGGCGATACCGGCTTGAAGACCTGCACCAAGGGGTTGATGGCCGAATTGGCCACCGGCGACAGACCAGCCAGGATTCCCAGTGGAATCGCCACAGCAGAGGCGATCAGAAAGCCGAAGAACACGGTCTGGATCGAGGTCCAGATCTGCTGATAGTAGGACGGCGCGCCGGTATAGGGGATATCCTTGACCCGCTCCGGCTGGCCGCGGTCGATGAAACGCTGATTGCGGGCCTCCACCTTCTTGTAGTGGGCCAGTTTCTTGGCGTCTTTGGCCTGCGCATCCCTGTGCAGGTTCACGGCTTCAGTCCAGACAGCGGCAGGGCCGGGGACCGCCCCCAGCGAAGTTTGTACTTTGGGGGCCATCGCGGCCCAGAGCAGGAGAAAGGCCGCAATCGCGATGACGGGAACCGCCAGCAGGCGCCAGATTTCCTTCATCTGCGCCTTGGGGTTGTCTCCTGCAGCGGCTTTCAGAACCGGGGTGATCCAGGCCAGGCCAAAAACCTGAAACCAGGCGTCCAGCTTGTTGATCCGGGTAAACAGCCGCGCGCGGCGGGCCTCGGAGCTGAGCGTGTCGGGGTCGATGGTGGTCATGGTGGGATCCTTTTCGAGGAATACTGCGGCAGGGCGGCGGCGGCCTTGGCTTGCCGCGCCGCGCACCCGTCCGGGCTCAGCCTTGAACGGCGCCGCCGGCGACGGTCTGGCCGGCCTTCAGGCCGATCGGCAGGCTGTCGATGTAGGCGTTGGGGGTTTTGCCATCAAAGGGGATGCCGTCGATGATGTCCTCTGCCGGGGTCGGGGCCTTGTATCCGTCACTGTCCCAGGGGAAGTCCGCAGCATCGGCAAGCCCGTCATCCACCAGCATTTTTGCCGCTTCCAGGTAGATCCCGGGCTTGTAGACCGAGCGCGCGACTTCATCATA
It includes:
- a CDS encoding ABC transporter ATP-binding protein, which encodes MSVLEFKNVSKSFGEGTARTDVLNNIGLEVEEGEFLVLLGFSGTGKTTLINLMAGLETPSQGTVTFRGKCISGPGPERGVIFQNYSLMPWLTVTGNVALAVDTVFPGMARAEKQAKVDHYVKMVGLGHAANRRPAELSGGMRQRVNVARALAMDPEVLLLDEPLSALDALTRANLADEIEMIWQADKKTCVLITNDVDEAILLADRIIALNPDGTLGAAFKVSIPRPRERSAMNSDETFKRLRREVTSCLMDAGIEAKIKSTRTLPDVIPVHGLPAAVAEASKSLTKVRFLEFSQLHKIYPTPKGPLTVVEDFNIKINKGEFISLIGHSGCGKSTVLTMAAGLNPISKGAIKLDRKHVEGANPERAVVFQSPNLFPWLTARENCAIGVDKVYPKASQAERQDVVEYYLERVGLGDAMDKPANAMSNGMQQRVGIARAFALSPKLLLLDEPFGMLDSLTRWELQEVLMEVWSRTKVTAICVTHDVDEAILLADRVVMMTNGPQATIGKITDVGLPRPRTRKALLEHPDYYTYRQEVLDFLEDYEHGTKPKPKAAANQIAAE
- a CDS encoding ABC transporter permease, producing the protein MTTIDPDTLSSEARRARLFTRINKLDAWFQVFGLAWITPVLKAAAGDNPKAQMKEIWRLLAVPVIAIAAFLLLWAAMAPKVQTSLGAVPGPAAVWTEAVNLHRDAQAKDAKKLAHYKKVEARNQRFIDRGQPERVKDIPYTGAPSYYQQIWTSIQTVFFGFLIASAVAIPLGILAGLSPVANSAINPLVQVFKPVSPLAWLPIVTMIVSALYATNDGLFAKSFLVSAITVTLCSLWPTLINTALGVASIDKDLVNVSKVLKMNTWTKITKLVLPSALPLIFTGLRLSLGVGWMVLIAAEMLAQNPGLGKFVWDEFQNGSSQSLAKIIVAVLTIGIIGFLLDRVMYALQSLFTFSNNR